In Mycobacterium tuberculosis H37Rv, a single window of DNA contains:
- the atpH gene encoding ATP synthase subunit b/delta (AtpH, F-type ATPases have 2 components, cf(1) - the catalytic core - and cf(0) - the membrane proton channel. cf(1) has five subunits: alpha(3),beta(3), gamma(1), delta(1), epsilon(1). cf(0) has three main subunits: A, B and C.) → MSTFIGQLFGFAVIVYLVWRFIVPLVGRLMSARQDTVRQQLADAAAAADRLAEASQAHTKALEDAKSEAHRVVEEARTDAERIAEQLEAQADVEAERIKMQGARQVDLIRAQLTRQLRLELGHESVRQARELVRNHVADQAQQSATVDRFLDQLDAMAPATADVDYPLLAKMRSASRRALTSLVDWFGTMAQDLDHQGLTTLAGELVSVARLLDREAVVTRYLTVPAEDATPRIRLIERLVSGKVGAPTLEVLRTAVSKRWSANSDLIDAIEHVSRQALLELAERAGQVDEVEDQLFRFSRILDVQPRLAILLGDCAVPAEGRVRLLRKVLERADSTVNPVVVALLSHTVELLRGQAVEEAVLFLAEVAVARRGEIVAQVGAAAELSDAQRTRLTEVLSRIYGHPVTVQLHIDAALLGGLSIAVGDEVIDGTLSSRLAAAEARLPD, encoded by the coding sequence ATGTCGACGTTTATCGGACAGCTGTTCGGGTTCGCGGTCATCGTTTATCTGGTGTGGCGATTTATCGTGCCGCTCGTAGGGCGTTTGATGTCCGCACGGCAGGACACGGTGCGCCAACAGCTGGCGGATGCGGCGGCGGCCGCCGACCGGCTGGCGGAGGCGAGTCAAGCTCACACGAAGGCGCTGGAAGACGCCAAGTCGGAAGCGCACCGTGTTGTGGAAGAGGCCAGGACAGATGCCGAACGCATCGCAGAACAACTAGAGGCCCAGGCCGACGTCGAGGCGGAGCGCATCAAAATGCAGGGTGCCCGTCAGGTCGACCTCATCCGGGCACAGCTGACCCGTCAGCTTCGCCTCGAGCTCGGTCACGAATCGGTGCGCCAGGCAAGGGAATTGGTACGCAATCACGTGGCCGATCAGGCACAACAATCGGCCACCGTCGACCGCTTCCTGGATCAGCTCGATGCGATGGCGCCGGCTACGGCCGATGTCGATTACCCACTGCTGGCCAAGATGCGCTCAGCCAGCCGGAGGGCATTAACCAGCCTGGTGGATTGGTTCGGCACCATGGCCCAGGACCTCGACCATCAAGGTCTGACCACCCTCGCCGGCGAGCTGGTGTCGGTAGCAAGACTGCTGGACCGCGAGGCCGTCGTCACCCGCTATCTCACCGTGCCAGCCGAAGATGCGACGCCCAGGATCCGGCTGATCGAACGGCTGGTGTCCGGCAAGGTCGGCGCGCCAACGCTCGAGGTGTTGCGCACAGCCGTATCGAAGCGCTGGTCGGCCAATTCCGATTTGATCGATGCGATCGAACACGTGTCGCGGCAGGCGCTGTTAGAACTCGCCGAACGTGCGGGTCAGGTCGACGAGGTGGAAGACCAGTTATTCCGGTTTTCCCGCATTCTCGACGTGCAGCCCCGGCTTGCCATCCTGTTGGGTGACTGTGCCGTTCCGGCCGAAGGCCGAGTCCGGTTGCTGCGCAAGGTGCTTGAGCGTGCCGACAGTACCGTCAACCCGGTCGTGGTCGCGCTGTTGTCTCACACCGTCGAGCTGCTGCGGGGTCAGGCAGTTGAGGAAGCGGTGCTGTTCCTGGCCGAAGTTGCGGTGGCTCGCCGCGGCGAAATCGTCGCGCAGGTCGGCGCGGCGGCCGAGCTCAGCGATGCTCAGCGCACTCGCCTCACCGAAGTGCTGAGCCGTATCTACGGTCACCCCGTGACCGTGCAGCTGCATATCGACGCCGCGCTGCTGGGCGGATTGTCCATCGCGGTCGGTGACGAAGTGATCGACGGTACGCTCTCGTCTCGTCTAGCTGCGGCCGAGGCACGACTGCCCGACTGA
- the atpF gene encoding ATP synthase subunit B (AtpF, F-type ATPases have 2 components, cf(1) - the catalytic core - and cf(0) - the membrane proton channel. cf(1) has five subunits: alpha(3),beta(3), gamma(1), delta(1), epsilon(1). cf(0) has three main subunits: A, B and C.), producing MGEVSAIVLAASQAAEEGGESSNFLIPNGTFFVVLAIFLVVLAVIGTFVVPPILKVLRERDAMVAKTLADNKKSDEQFAAAQADYDEAMTEARVQASSLRDNARADGRKVIEDARVRAEQQVASTLQTAHEQLKRERDAVELDLRAHVGTMSATLASRILGVDLTASAATR from the coding sequence ATGGGTGAAGTGAGCGCGATTGTCCTGGCCGCCAGTCAGGCGGCAGAGGAAGGCGGCGAGTCCAGCAACTTCCTCATTCCCAACGGCACGTTTTTCGTTGTGCTGGCCATCTTCCTGGTGGTGCTCGCTGTCATTGGCACTTTCGTGGTGCCGCCGATCTTGAAGGTCTTGCGGGAACGTGACGCTATGGTCGCCAAAACGCTGGCCGACAACAAGAAGTCGGACGAGCAGTTCGCCGCCGCACAGGCCGATTACGACGAAGCCATGACGGAAGCCCGAGTCCAGGCGTCGTCCTTGCGCGACAATGCCCGGGCAGATGGCCGTAAAGTCATCGAGGACGCACGCGTCCGGGCCGAACAACAGGTGGCATCGACGTTGCAGACCGCCCATGAGCAATTGAAGCGGGAGAGGGACGCCGTGGAACTCGATCTGCGTGCCCACGTGGGCACCATGTCGGCGACTCTGGCCAGTCGAATTCTCGGTGTTGACCTCACCGCTTCAGCCGCGACGAGGTAA